The window ATAATATCCACATTGCCCATCATCGAATGCCTTAAGGCCCCATAGCCGCCGGAGACGGCGATTTCCAAAAGGTCGGTCCCCACGGCAATGTGCGTTGAAGCGCCGACGATATAGATCAAGGCCGGAACCCGGATAAAACCGCCCCCAACCCCCAGGAATCCAGCCAGAACCCCGGTAACCAGTCCGACGACCACGATCACCCACATGGAAACCACGATCTTGGCCACCCGGCAACGGACAATGGGGAAAAGGGGAATCCGTTGAAAGAACCGGGGCCCCCGGCTGACGTTCATTTCGCGCCCCACATGTTGGCCGTCCTTGGCCATCTGCTCCATCTTTTTATGGGCCTGACGGGTCTCGATCTGGGTATAGATAAAGAGCCCGAGCATGATAATAACCGAGGCCGTCAACAAAATAATCCCGGAAAGCCCCAAATGTTTGGTATAGGTGAGTAACCGTACCCCTTGTTCCACGCCCAGCATGGTGCCGCCGATCATAGCCAACCCCAGCACCCAGTCGATATTCCCTAATTGCCGGTGTCTGATGGTGGCCACAACGCCTTTGCCGGCGATGTGGGTCATATCAATCCCCGAGGCCATATAGCCCGGAAACCCGAAAACGATCAGGGCCGGTGTGACCATATAGCCCCCGCCGACACCGATGAATCCCCCGACGATCCCTACCGTGAACCCGGTCAGGACCAACAAGAATATGGGGGCCTGTATCCCTGCGATTAAAAATTCAAACATAATCTCCTCCTTTAATGAGCGCCTTCGAAATGATCTATTTTTTCCAATTTTAATCCAAACATATCGGTGAATCCTTCGGCCAGGAGCCCCAGACTGAAACCTAAGACCAGGATCAAGCCCACATTCCAGGCTGCGGCCCAGGGATTGGTTTGGATCCCTTTGTGTTTAAAGGTATCCTTATACTTAAAACCCTTGGCCTCCCGTATTTTCACCGGGACCGTCACCTTAACGAACTTATCCTCCACTGTGGCCCGTTCTCCCTTTTTTAGTTGCTCTTTAGTAATAATGCCGTTGGCATTAATGGGAAGCCGGTCTCCTTTTTTAACCGGGACGGCCTGGAGTCCCTCGATCTTTTCAAAAGAACCGATCTCCAGTAGTGCCGGTTTTCCCTTGGTGGCGTTCTTTAGGTTATCCGCGTTAACCGCGTAGCCTTCTGCGTTAGACTTGTAATAGTACCAGGCGACCATCTGCCCGGTATTATAGGTGTGAAAGGCATAATAGAACAAACCTGCTGCCACCACCCCCCAGAAAATAAACTTGATGGCCCCCTTTCCTCTTGATGCCTCTGCCATAATGAAGTCCCTCCTTCTTTTCTTTTTGGCTTTAAATTTTTGTAAAATCTGTTTTTTGCAAAGTCTGTACCAAAGGGAAAAAGCCGATCCGGATTCCATAAATGGAGATGAAATTAAGGGATTAGCGTATTTGAAAAAATTTTTCAGGGCCTTCCAAAAGAGGGGAATTTTGCTTCTGGAGGTCATTATCCTTTACAGGTTGTAAAAAATACTGGCAGCCTTTTAAAGGCCGGCCCTATAGTCCTGAAGGCGGATTCTTTAAGGCAATCCTTTTTCGACTATTATAAGGGCCTCAATTCCCAACCCAAAAACAGAAAACACCTTTCTAAAGCAAATCGCCTATCGAACTGTTGAAAAGAATGGGGGTTGGCATAAATTTTGATTAAACCAATGCAATCTTATTTATCATTTGAGAAAGGGGGGGAATATCTAATAAAATGTTACAAAAGCGTTACAGGTGTGTGAAAAGACTGGGAACAAGGCTTTTTGCCTTGACTTAAGAGACCACCTTTTTTAAAATTGACCATAAAGAGATAAGGAAAGGAGAAAAGAAAAAAGATGATCAAAAAAATGAAGAGGCTTGTTTTACTGTCGGCACTGGTAATCGCCTTTGCCTTGCCGGCCGGGGCCTTCACCATCGATGGGGCCAAAGGGGAAAAGATGTATATCGGCGGCTTTATCAAGACCGATATCGGTTATTGGAATCGGGATAAGAATTTAACAGGGGTGGACGATCAAACCCAGTTCATCACGTCGGTAACCAATAATTCCCGAGTCAGAGGATCTTTTGAAGTGGGTAATGTCGGCGGTTACTGGGAATTAGGTAATGGTGGAGAAGTTACCGGCACCACGGGCTCCGGTGTGGGGGTTACCAATTATATTGAAACCCGTAAACTTTATGGGTGGTATAAATTCGGCAATTGCGAGATCCGGGCCGGTAAGGATGATAGTTATTTATACACCATCAATCCTTTTCAAAACATGGGGCCCAATAATAACAGCCATACCGGCGGCTATGGCTGGGGCGGTATTTATGATACCCGGAACCCGCAAGTGCGTTTCACCCAGAATGTGTCCAAGGCCTTTGGGTATGCCCTTACCTTATTGCAACCCAATACCTTCGTCGATCAAACCAGAACCTCTTATGCCACCTTGCCGGCCGTGGCTGCCAAGCTGACCATGAACTTCGGGTTGGTCAGCCTCTATCCTGCCGGTCTATATCAGCAAGTCAAATGGGATAAAATGCCCGGCGGTTTTGATGATACCATGACGACCTGGTTTGCGGTATTTCCGGTGAAGGTGTCTGCCGGCGGCTTTACCGGTCTGGCCCAGATCGGCTACGGCCAGAACGTAAGTGGCGCCCTGGGTACGCAAAGTGCCTTTCATCTTTATCTGCGGGATGCTTCCGGGAAGGTCAAGAATACCACGGCCTTGAACGGGTTCGTGGATCTGGCCTATGCCTTCGGGCCGGTCACTCCCCATATTTATTTTGGCTATGATAAGGCCAGCAATAGCGATATCTGGAAGACCGGGGATGACAACAATACCCGAACCATGGTGGGCATAGGCATCAACTACAAAGTAGCCGATAGTTTCTATGTGGTTCCGGAATTCACGATGTATGATTACGGCAAGAGGCCGAACAATGCCG is drawn from Deltaproteobacteria bacterium and contains these coding sequences:
- a CDS encoding sulfite exporter TauE/SafE family protein, whose amino-acid sequence is MFEFLIAGIQAPIFLLVLTGFTVGIVGGFIGVGGGYMVTPALIVFGFPGYMASGIDMTHIAGKGVVATIRHRQLGNIDWVLGLAMIGGTMLGVEQGVRLLTYTKHLGLSGIILLTASVIIMLGLFIYTQIETRQAHKKMEQMAKDGQHVGREMNVSRGPRFFQRIPLFPIVRCRVAKIVVSMWVIVVVGLVTGVLAGFLGVGGGFIRVPALIYIVGASTHIAVGTDLLEIAVSGGYGALRHSMMGNVDIIAVLFMIVGAMFGTQFGSIATSYVRGPAIRYILSYSLILATVGAFLRLGYMMTGAKYEILSFLAVVFTLGEMIFLCLFIISLVYFSVRHKHGKSVPAWIPSLVVAK